Below is a genomic region from Pseudarthrobacter sulfonivorans.
CGGGCTGCTGCGGTGTTTGCTGAGGAGGTGAAGGGCTCCGGCAGCCTGGACAAGGTGGCCGGGCTGCGGGTGGACCTGTACGGGTCGCTGGCGGCAACCGGCCACGGCCACGGCACCATGACGGCCGTCCTGCTGGGCCTGGAGGGTTTCCACCCCGAAAAGATCCTGCCGGCCGAGGTGGAGGAGCGGCTCGCCGCCATCGCCGAAACCGGCACCCTCCAGCTCGCCGGTTCCGTGCCCCTGCCGTACGGGGTCAAGGACATGGTCCTGCGCCCGCTCACAGTCCTGCCGCGGCACACCAACGGCATGACCTTCACGGTCACTGACGAGGCAGGCGAGGTCCTGCACAAGGCCACGTTCTTCTCCGTCGGCGGCGGCTTCATCGTCCGCGAAGGCGAAGAGGACGCGGCCCTGAAGGAACTCGACGAGTCCAAGAAGGAACTGCCGCTGCCGTTCCGCACCGCCGCGGAGCTGCTGGGCCGGTGCCAGTCCAAGGGCCTGTCCATCGGCGACATCATGTTCGTCAACGAGCGCGCTTCCCGCACCGAACAAGAAATCCGCGAAGGCCTGCTGCACATCTACTCCGTCATGGAGGAGTGTGTGGCAACCAGCCTCAAGCGCGAGGGGCTGCTGCCCGGCGGACTGAAGGTCCGCCGTCGTGCTCCGGACTGGCATGAGCGGCTCGAAAAGGAGGACAAAGACCGGGACCCGAAGTACTGGCAGGAATGGGTGAACCTCATCGCCCTGGCAGTGAACGAGGAGAACGCGTCCGGCGGCCGGGTTGTCACGGCACCCACCAACGGCGCCGCGGGGATCATCCCGGCGGTCCTGTATTACGCACTGCATTTCGCACCCGGCATGGACAAGGCCACGCAGGAAGACCGCGACGACGTTGTGGTCAAGTTCCTGCTCACGGCCGGTGCCATCGGGGTGCTGTACAAGGAGCAGGCGTCCATTTCGGGTGCCGAGGTGGGCTGCCAGGGTGAGGTGGGATCGGCGTCGTCCATGGCGGCCGGCGCACTCGCCGAGGTGCTGGGCGGCACACCCCAGCAGGTGGAGAACGCGGCGGAGATCGCGATGGAACACAACCTGGGCCTGACGTGCGATCCGATCGGCGGGCTGGTCCAGGTGCCGTGCATCGAACGCAACGCGATCGCGGCGGCGAAGGCCATCAACGCCGCGAAGATGGCGCTGTGGGGGGACGGTACGCACCGGGTGTCCCTGGACGAGGTGATCGTGACCATGCGCGAGACCGGCAGGGACATGAGCTCCAAGTACAAGGAAACAGCCATGGGCGGCCTCGCCGTCAACGTAGTGGAATGCTAAGGGAAGAGAACTGATGACACTGGCACCAGAAGGCCGGAAGCTGCTGCGCGTTGAGCAGCGCAACTCTGCAGTACCTGTGGAGCGGAAGCCGGAGTGGATCAAGGCGAAGGTCCAGATGGGTCCGGAGTATGTCCAGCTCAAGAACCTGGTCAAGAAGGAAGGCCTGCACACGGTGTGTGAGGAGGCCGGCTGCCCGAACATTTTTGAGTGCTGGGAAGACAAGGAAGCCACGTTCCTGATCGGCGGGTCCGAGTGCACCCGGCGCTGTGATTTCTGCCAGATCGACACGGGCAAGCCGTCCCCGGTGGACATGTTTGAGCCGACGAAGGTGGCCCGGTCGGTCCTGGCCATGCAGCTGCGCTACGCCACAGTCACGGGGGTGGCCCGGGATGACCTGGCCGATGAGGGTGTCTGGCTGTATGCCGAGACGGTCCGGAAGATCCACGAGCTGAACCCGGGCACCGGTGTCGAACTGCTGATCCCTGACTTCTCCGGCAAGCCCGAACACATCGCGGCGATCTGTGATTCGAAGCCGGAGGTCTTCGCGCACAACGTCGAGACCGTGCCCCGGATTTTCAAGCGGATCCGGCCCGCGTTCCGGTATGACCGGTCCCTGGATGTCATCACCCAGGGCCGCAA
It encodes:
- a CDS encoding L-serine ammonia-lyase: MAVGVFDLFSVGIGPSSSHTVGPMRAAAVFAEEVKGSGSLDKVAGLRVDLYGSLAATGHGHGTMTAVLLGLEGFHPEKILPAEVEERLAAIAETGTLQLAGSVPLPYGVKDMVLRPLTVLPRHTNGMTFTVTDEAGEVLHKATFFSVGGGFIVREGEEDAALKELDESKKELPLPFRTAAELLGRCQSKGLSIGDIMFVNERASRTEQEIREGLLHIYSVMEECVATSLKREGLLPGGLKVRRRAPDWHERLEKEDKDRDPKYWQEWVNLIALAVNEENASGGRVVTAPTNGAAGIIPAVLYYALHFAPGMDKATQEDRDDVVVKFLLTAGAIGVLYKEQASISGAEVGCQGEVGSASSMAAGALAEVLGGTPQQVENAAEIAMEHNLGLTCDPIGGLVQVPCIERNAIAAAKAINAAKMALWGDGTHRVSLDEVIVTMRETGRDMSSKYKETAMGGLAVNVVEC
- the lipA gene encoding lipoyl synthase; this translates as MTLAPEGRKLLRVEQRNSAVPVERKPEWIKAKVQMGPEYVQLKNLVKKEGLHTVCEEAGCPNIFECWEDKEATFLIGGSECTRRCDFCQIDTGKPSPVDMFEPTKVARSVLAMQLRYATVTGVARDDLADEGVWLYAETVRKIHELNPGTGVELLIPDFSGKPEHIAAICDSKPEVFAHNVETVPRIFKRIRPAFRYDRSLDVITQGRKLGMVTKSNLILGMGETREEISEALRDLHEAGCDLITITQYLRPSERHLPVDRWVKPQEFVDLQDEANEIGFLGVMSGPLVRSSYRAGRLWATAMRKKGWEIPAELAHIESSGSTRQEASSLLAAHAS